From Novosphingobium resinovorum, the proteins below share one genomic window:
- a CDS encoding oligopeptide:H+ symporter — MTAPEATPNLDFPEEAARDDRAFLGHPKGLGLLGLVEGCERFSYYSMQTLLTLYMVKYLLVPGRQEGVIGLDWVTTHVFPGLSGQPLASEIFGLYTALVYLTPILGGILADLLLGRRAALIAGGVVMSLGHFLMAFESAFLLALISLVVGVGLFKGNIASQVGELYKQGDIRRAMAFQIFYIFINVSVIVAPLISGTLGEKVGWHWGFGCAGVVMVLGLLLYI, encoded by the coding sequence ATGACCGCACCCGAAGCGACGCCCAACCTCGACTTCCCCGAAGAAGCGGCGCGAGATGACCGCGCTTTCCTGGGCCATCCCAAGGGGTTAGGCCTGCTCGGCCTGGTCGAGGGTTGCGAGCGCTTCTCCTACTATTCGATGCAGACGCTGCTGACGCTCTACATGGTCAAGTACCTGCTGGTGCCGGGGCGGCAGGAGGGCGTGATCGGGCTGGACTGGGTCACAACGCACGTGTTCCCCGGTCTTTCCGGGCAACCGCTGGCCTCGGAAATATTCGGACTTTACACGGCTTTAGTCTATCTGACCCCGATCCTCGGCGGCATTCTGGCCGACCTCCTGCTGGGCCGCCGCGCCGCGCTGATCGCGGGCGGCGTGGTCATGTCGCTCGGCCATTTCCTAATGGCGTTCGAAAGCGCCTTCCTGCTGGCGCTGATATCGCTGGTGGTCGGCGTCGGCCTGTTCAAGGGCAACATCGCCAGCCAGGTCGGCGAACTCTACAAGCAGGGTGATATCCGCCGCGCGATGGCGTTCCAGATTTTCTACATATTTATCAATGTCTCGGTAATCGTCGCGCCGCTGATCTCGGGCACGCTGGGTGAGAAAGTCGGCTGGCACTGGGGCTTCGGCTGCGCCGGCGTGGTCATGGTGCTCGGCCTGCTTTTGTACATCTAG